Proteins co-encoded in one Brassica oleracea var. oleracea cultivar TO1000 chromosome C4, BOL, whole genome shotgun sequence genomic window:
- the LOC106337817 gene encoding uncharacterized protein LOC106337817, whose translation MSSSSSDELKERLDEVFDDICKDTFNDILEAQTNKQRKRAYIERNREAGHNRLWNDYFTENPTYEAHFFRRSFRINKELFMRIVYGLSQNVPFFQQRRYAIGRLGLSPGTLNDINVLDRSPIFDDIIEGRAPRLEYVVNGHKYKFAYYLTDGIYPKWSTFIQSITLPQVPKANLFAKVQEAARKDVEQAFGALQARFAIVKNPALTWDKEKIAKIMRACIILHNMIVENERNGYARIDISEFEEGKSPEVHRWKPKPTGLQISITYLSIKIRKIFRIGVYMNN comes from the coding sequence ATGTCATCATCTTCATCCGATGAATTGAAAGAAAGATTAGACGAAGTTTTCGACGATATCTGCAAAGATACATTCAACGACATTCTCGAGGCCCAAACCAATAAGCAAAGGAAACGTGCTTATATAGAACGAAACCGTGAAGCAGGACACAACCGTTTATGGAATGACTACTTCACCGAAAATCCGACATATGAGGCACATTTTTTCAGACGCAGTTTCCGTATAAACAAGGAATTATTCATGCGTATTGTCTATGGCCTCTCACAGAACGTTCCATTCTTTCAACAAAGAAGATATGCTATCGGGAGGCTTGGTCTTTCTCCAGGTACCTTAAACGATATTAATGTCCTTGATCGGTCTCCTATTTTTGATGACATTATAGAAGGTCGAGCTCCAAGGTTAGAGTACGTGGTCAACGGACACAAGTATAAGTTCGCTTACTACCTCACAGACGGTATATATCCAAAATGGTCAACATTTATCCAATCTATCACACTTCCTCAAGTTCCTAAAGCAAACTTATTTGCTAAAGTTCAAGAAGCAGCCCGAAAAGATGTGGAGCAAGCCTTTGGAGCATTGCAAGCTCGATTTGCGATTGTCAAAAACCCGGCTCTTACATGGGACAAAGAAAAGATAGCAAAAATTATGCGAGCATGTATCATACTACACAATATGATAGTCGAAAATGAACGCAATGGATATGCTCGTATCGACATATCGGAATTTGAAGAAGGAAAATCACCAGAAGTTCACAGGTGGAAACCGAAACCGACAGGCCTACAAATCTCAATAACATATTTGTCAATCAAAATCAGAAAGATCTTCAGGATAGGCGTATACATGAACAATTGA